One segment of Brassica napus cultivar Da-Ae chromosome C3, Da-Ae, whole genome shotgun sequence DNA contains the following:
- the LOC106389359 gene encoding phosphoribosylaminoimidazole-succinocarboxamide synthase, chloroplastic isoform X2: MAQCVRSSRTPQSFIRTVSAKTPAFASVSFPRTLPEFKKYPVMSCQGKPQSQQEQIPPPQLSLDDLVTSNRKGEVLGTIKDSLSNCLSGTNLLETVPGLKSRIKGKVRDIYDAGDYLVLVTTDRLSAFDRNLASIPFKGQVLNETSLWWFNNTQHITPNAIVSSPDKNVVIAKKCSVFPIEFVVRGYVTGSTDTSLWTVYKKGVRNYCGNVLSDGLVKNQKLPANILTPTTKADDHDVPITPNEIVEGGFMTQAEFDEASMKALSLFGFGQRVAKEHGLILVDTKYEFGRSSDGSILLIDEIHTPDSSRYWLAGSYEERFQKGLEPENVDKEFIRLWFKENCNPYEDEVLPAAPAELVTELAWRYIFLYETITGSRIDILPTQEPIHDRISRNTSQALSSLRQL, from the exons ATGGCTCAGTGTGTGAGGTCGTCAAGAACCCCCCAGAGCTTTATTAGGACAGTGTCTGCAAAAACCCCAGCTTTTGCATCAGTCTCGTTTCCTAGAACATTGCCCGAGTTCAAGAAGTACCCAGTTATGTCTTGCCAGGGAAAGCCTCAAAGCCAGCAAGAGCAGATACCACCACCACAATTGTCCCTTGACGATCTTGTTACGAGTAACCGTAAAGGAGAGGTTCTTGGCACTATCAAAGACTCGCTCTCTAACTGTCTCTCGGGTACCAATCTTCTAGAGACTGTTCCTGGTCTCAAATCTAGAATCAAGGGCAAG GTCAGAGATATTTATGATGCTGGTGATTATCTGGTTCTTGTTACAACCGATCGGTTGAGTGCATTCGACAGGAATCTTGCTTCAATTCCCTTCAAAGGCCAG GTTCTTAACGAGACCAGCTTGTGGTGGTTCAATAACACACAGCACATAACTCCAAACGCAATCGTCTCATCTCCTGATAAAAATGTTGTTATTGCAAAGAAATGCTCCGTCTTCCCAATAGAGTTTGTCG TTAGAGGATATGTGACTGGAAGCACTGACACATCTTTATGGACCGTATACAAGAAAGGTGTTAGGAACTATTGTGGGAATGTTCTCTCTGATG GATTGGTGAAAAACCAGAAGCTTCCAGCTAATATACTCACACCAACAACTAAGGCTGACGATCATGATGTGCCCATCACTCCAAATGAG ATAGTAGAAGGTGGATTCATGACTCAAGCTGAGTTTGACGAAGCAAGTATGAAAGCTTTGAGCTTGTTTGGGTTTGGGCAG CGTGTTGCCAAGGAGCATGGACTGATACTGGTGGACACAAAATATGAGTTTGGAAGAAGTAGCGATGGCTCCATCTTATTGATTGATGAG ATTCATACGCCGGATTCAAGCAGATACTGGCTTGCTGGTTCCTATGAAGAGCGCTTCCAGAAAGGTCTTGAGCCTGAAAATGTTGATAAG GAGTTTATAAGGCTGTGGTTTAAAGAGAACTGCAATCCATATGAGGACGAG GTCCTCCCCGCTGCTCCAGCAGAACTCGTTACTGAATTAGCTTGGCG GTACATTTTCTTGTATGAGACAATCACTGGATCAAGAATTGACATTCTTCCTACACAG GAACCAATACATGACAGAATCTCAAGAAACACAAGCCAAGCACTTTCATCTCTCCGtcaactttaa
- the LOC106389359 gene encoding phosphoribosylaminoimidazole-succinocarboxamide synthase, chloroplastic isoform X1, with protein sequence MAQCVRSSRTPQSFIRTVSAKTPAFASVSFPRTLPEFKKYPVMSCQGKPQSQQEQIPPPQLSLDDLVTSNRKGEVLGTIKDSLSNCLSGTNLLETVPGLKSRIKGKVRDIYDAGDYLVLVTTDRLSAFDRNLASIPFKGQVLNETSLWWFNNTQHITPNAIVSSPDKNVVIAKKCSVFPIEFVVRGYVTGSTDTSLWTVYKKGVRNYCGNVLSDGLVKNQKLPANILTPTTKADDHDVPITPNEIVEGGFMTQAEFDEASMKALSLFGFGQRVAKEHGLILVDTKYEFGRSSDGSILLIDEIHTPDSSRYWLAGSYEERFQKGLEPENVDKEFIRLWFKENCNPYEDEVLPAAPAELVTELAWRYIFLYETITGSRIDILPTQQEPIHDRISRNTSQALSSLRQL encoded by the exons ATGGCTCAGTGTGTGAGGTCGTCAAGAACCCCCCAGAGCTTTATTAGGACAGTGTCTGCAAAAACCCCAGCTTTTGCATCAGTCTCGTTTCCTAGAACATTGCCCGAGTTCAAGAAGTACCCAGTTATGTCTTGCCAGGGAAAGCCTCAAAGCCAGCAAGAGCAGATACCACCACCACAATTGTCCCTTGACGATCTTGTTACGAGTAACCGTAAAGGAGAGGTTCTTGGCACTATCAAAGACTCGCTCTCTAACTGTCTCTCGGGTACCAATCTTCTAGAGACTGTTCCTGGTCTCAAATCTAGAATCAAGGGCAAG GTCAGAGATATTTATGATGCTGGTGATTATCTGGTTCTTGTTACAACCGATCGGTTGAGTGCATTCGACAGGAATCTTGCTTCAATTCCCTTCAAAGGCCAG GTTCTTAACGAGACCAGCTTGTGGTGGTTCAATAACACACAGCACATAACTCCAAACGCAATCGTCTCATCTCCTGATAAAAATGTTGTTATTGCAAAGAAATGCTCCGTCTTCCCAATAGAGTTTGTCG TTAGAGGATATGTGACTGGAAGCACTGACACATCTTTATGGACCGTATACAAGAAAGGTGTTAGGAACTATTGTGGGAATGTTCTCTCTGATG GATTGGTGAAAAACCAGAAGCTTCCAGCTAATATACTCACACCAACAACTAAGGCTGACGATCATGATGTGCCCATCACTCCAAATGAG ATAGTAGAAGGTGGATTCATGACTCAAGCTGAGTTTGACGAAGCAAGTATGAAAGCTTTGAGCTTGTTTGGGTTTGGGCAG CGTGTTGCCAAGGAGCATGGACTGATACTGGTGGACACAAAATATGAGTTTGGAAGAAGTAGCGATGGCTCCATCTTATTGATTGATGAG ATTCATACGCCGGATTCAAGCAGATACTGGCTTGCTGGTTCCTATGAAGAGCGCTTCCAGAAAGGTCTTGAGCCTGAAAATGTTGATAAG GAGTTTATAAGGCTGTGGTTTAAAGAGAACTGCAATCCATATGAGGACGAG GTCCTCCCCGCTGCTCCAGCAGAACTCGTTACTGAATTAGCTTGGCG GTACATTTTCTTGTATGAGACAATCACTGGATCAAGAATTGACATTCTTCCTACACAG CAGGAACCAATACATGACAGAATCTCAAGAAACACAAGCCAAGCACTTTCATCTCTCCGtcaactttaa
- the BNAC03G41910D gene encoding uncharacterized protein BNAC03G41910D, which produces MEALSTSAYISNLPETKPVFKSSLASSQSSCWLCSSPAKRIPKMRDGSSHGLRIQALLHNETPSEGGDNLGKSSEFNFFPGDIFSLSLEKLESVIDVETSLALPQGAGGNRAGLFRTPISGGVQNATSAHALPRPALAVRNLLEQARFAHLCTMMSKMHHRREGYPFGSLVDFAPDRLGHPIFLLSPLAIHTRNLLAEPRCSLVVQMPGWSCLSNARVTLFGDVYPLSEDEQEWAHKQYIAKHQHGTSEQCGNFRYFRMHNISDIYFIGGFGTVAWVDIKEYEALQPDKIAVDGGEQNLKELNAIFSKPLRELLSSESEVDDAALISIDSKGIDVRVRQGAEFNIQRLAFEEGHGVETLEEAKAALWKVIEKVKLYYLPK; this is translated from the exons ATGGAAGCTCTCTCTACTTCAGCATACATCTCCAATTTGCCTGAGACCAAGCCTGTCTTCAAATCTTCGCTAGCTTCATCCCAGTCTTCGTGTTGGTTGTGTAGTTCGCCAGCCAAGCGAATCCCCAAGATGAGGGATGGGTCAAGTCACGGGCTTCGTATACAAGCTCTCTTACACAACGAGACACCAAGTGAAGGTGGAGATAATCTTGGGAAGAGTAGTGAATTTAACTTCTTTCCTGGTGATATCTTTTCTTTGTCTTTG GAAAAGCTTGAGAGTGTAATCGATGTGGAGACATCTCTTGCACTTCCTCAGGGTGCTGGGGGAAACCGAGCTGGGCTTTTTAGAACTCCTATATCTGGCGGAGTTCAGAATGCTACATCAGCTCATGCGTTACCTCGTCCTGCTTTAGCTGTACGGAACTTGCTGGAGCAG GCTAGGTTTGCTCATCTATGCACAATGATGTCTAAAATGCACCACCGTAGAGAAGGGTACCCCTTTGGCTCTTTGGTTGATTTTGCTCCTGATCGGTTGGGGC ATCCAATATTCTTACTTTCACCGTTGGCCATCCACACACGAAACCTCTTGGCTGAACCTAGATGCAGTCTCGTTGTTCAG ATGCCTGGATGGAGTTGCTTATCTAATGCAAGAGTGACATTATTCGGTGATGTGTACCCATTGTCCGAAGATGAACAG GAGTGGGCTCATAAGCAATACATTGCAAAGCACCAGCACGGAACTTCTGAGCAGTGTGGAAACTTTCGCTATTTTAGAATGCACAACATAAG TGATATATATTTCATTGGAGGCTTTGGAACGGTCGCATGGGTTGATATCAAAGAGTATGAGGCCTTACAGCCAGACAAGATCGCTGTTGATGGTGGTGAGCAAAACCTCAAG GAACTAAATGCCATCTTCTCAAAGCCGCTTAGAGAGTTACTGTCATCTGAATCAGAGGTAGACGACGCTGCTCTCATTTCTATAGATAGCAAAGGGATAGATGTACGGGTTCGTCAAGGTGctgag TTCAACATACAAAGGCTAGCATTTGAGGAAGGTCATGGTGTTGAAACGTTGGAAGAAGCTAAAGCTGCACTATGGAAAGTGATTGAGAAGGTCAAACTGTACTATTTGCCGAAATGA
- the LOC106389361 gene encoding F-box/kelch-repeat protein At1g51550 translates to MTFVKIGKDWFLVFFFTVPLVGSVTREKKRSLIFFLLLLRLTLFCPSSSVDSVNLLFFFKTSSTPPMAEIASTSSGRGHQSPPAPIMNLADDHLFTVLLLLPVDSILSFSATCKRFRNLACSDSLWESLWRREWGPSSAESVKSSGLLLPWMVLFKRVCKLDSVSCHRISDLDDDEEESSSLLPLPRASHSLNFVTDYLVLFGGGREGGRHLDDTWTAYVGETNQKTLRWKKADSVTPGGRFGHTCVVIGDSLVLFGGINDRGERLNDTWIGRVGCHGKQLLWKLLTVVGAPKPPPRGAHAASCISEKTMVVQGGIGLSGVRLGDTWILELSEDLNSGTWHEVVSNALLPPRSGHTLTYIRENQVVLFGGRGLGYDVLNDVWLLDTQEQCERWIQIFYDFQDLEESASLPRVGHSATLILGGRILIYGGEDTFRHKKDDFWALDVKTIPSKGLQVDGGAVCLNGSKAWKRLDGVSYRPKGRSFHRACADGSGRYVYVFGGMVDGLNLAVTSSLRFENELFMVELLLGL, encoded by the exons ATGACTTTTGTCAAAATAGGAAAAGATTggtttttagtgtttttttttacagtcCCTCTTGTCGGCTCCGTGACacgagagaagaagagatctctaatcttcttcctccttcttcttcgtcttaCTCTCTTCTGTCCTTCTTCATCGGTTGATTCAGTaaacctcctcttcttcttcaagacaTCATCAACCCCACCGATGGCGGAGATCGCTTCCACCTCCTCCGGCAGAGGCCACCAATCTCCTCCGGCGCCGATAATGAACTTAGCCGACGACCATCTCTTCAccgtcctcctcctcctccccgTGGATTCAATCCTCTCTTTCTCAGCCACCTGCAAGAGGTTCCGTAACCTCGCCTGCTCCGACAGCCTCTGGGAGTCCTTATGGCGGCGAGAGTGGGGCCCATCATCGGCCGAATCAGTAAAGTCATCGGGGTTGTTATTACCGTGGATGGTTCTGTTTAAGAGAGTCTGCAAGCTCGATTCCGTCTCTTGCCACAGAATCTCGGACCTAGACGATGATGAGGAGGAGTCTTCTTCGTTGCTACCTCTCCCGAGAGCTTCTCACTCTCTCAACTTCGTTACTGATTATCTCGTCCTCTTCGGTGGTGGCCGTGAAGGAG GACGTCATCTTGATGACACGTGGACGGCTTACGTCGGAGAGACCAATCAGAAGACGTTGAGGTGGAAGAAAGCTGATTCAGTAACACCCGGTGGGAGATTCGGACACACTTGCGTCGTCATAGGAGACTCGCTGGTCTTGTTCGGAGGGATAAACGACCGTGGAGAGCGGCTGAACGACACGTGGATAGGTCGAGTGGGCTGCCACGGGAAGCAACTCTTATGGAAGCTGCTAACCGTTGTGGGAGCTCCCAAGCCGCCTCCTCGAGGCGCTCATGCCGCTTCTTGTATCTCAGAGAAGACGATGGTCGTGCAAGGAGGGATCGGTTTGAGCGGAGTGAGACTGGGGGACACGTGGATTCTTGAACTCTCCGAGGATCTAAACTCGGGGACGTGGCACGAGGTCGTGTCTAACGCCTTGTTACCCCCACGGTCGGGGCATACTCTGACTTACATAAGGGAGAACCAAGTGGTTCTCTTCGGAGGAAGAGGGTTGGGTTACGATGTGCTTAACGATGTTTGGCTGTTGGATACTCAAGAGCAGTGCGAGCGATGGATACAGATCTTCTACGACTTTCAAGACTTGGAGGAGAGCGCTTCGTTGCCAAGGGTTGGTCACTCGGCCACACTCATATTGGGCGGTCGGATTCTTATTTACGGAGGTGAAGATACGTTTAGGCACAAGAAGGATGATTTTTGGGCGTTGGATGTCAAGACCATTCCTTCTAAGGGTCTGCAGGTGGATGGAGGAGCGGTTTGTTTAAACGGTTCGAAGGCGTGGAAGAGGCTTGATGGGGTGTCTTACAGACCCAAAGGGCGGTCGTTTCATCGCGCATGCGCTGATGGTTCGGGACGGTATGTGTATGTGTTTGGTGGAATGGTTGATGGTCTGAATCTTGCTGTAACATCAAGTCTTAGATTTGAGAATGAGCTCTTTATGGTGGAGCTTCTTCTTGGCTTGTAG
- the LOC106389359 gene encoding phosphoribosylaminoimidazole-succinocarboxamide synthase, chloroplastic isoform X3, protein MAQCVRSSRTPQSFIRTVSAKTPAFASVSFPRTLPEFKKYPVMSCQGKPQSQQEQIPPPQLSLDDLVTSNRKGEVLGTIKDSLSNCLSGTNLLETVPGLKSRIKGKVRDIYDAGDYLVLVTTDRLSAFDRNLASIPFKGQVLNETSLWWFNNTQHITPNAIVSSPDKNVVIAKKCSVFPIEFVVRGYVTGSTDTSLWTVYKKGVRNYCGNVLSDGLVKNQKLPANILTPTTKADDHDVPITPNEIVEGGFMTQAEFDEASMKALSLFGFGQRVAKEHGLILVDTKYEFGRSSDGSILLIDEIHTPDSSRYWLAGSYEERFQKGLEPENVDKEFIRLWFKENCNPYEDEVLPAAPAELVTELAWRYIFLYETITGSRIDILPTQIYQQEPIHDRISRNTSQALSSLRQL, encoded by the exons ATGGCTCAGTGTGTGAGGTCGTCAAGAACCCCCCAGAGCTTTATTAGGACAGTGTCTGCAAAAACCCCAGCTTTTGCATCAGTCTCGTTTCCTAGAACATTGCCCGAGTTCAAGAAGTACCCAGTTATGTCTTGCCAGGGAAAGCCTCAAAGCCAGCAAGAGCAGATACCACCACCACAATTGTCCCTTGACGATCTTGTTACGAGTAACCGTAAAGGAGAGGTTCTTGGCACTATCAAAGACTCGCTCTCTAACTGTCTCTCGGGTACCAATCTTCTAGAGACTGTTCCTGGTCTCAAATCTAGAATCAAGGGCAAG GTCAGAGATATTTATGATGCTGGTGATTATCTGGTTCTTGTTACAACCGATCGGTTGAGTGCATTCGACAGGAATCTTGCTTCAATTCCCTTCAAAGGCCAG GTTCTTAACGAGACCAGCTTGTGGTGGTTCAATAACACACAGCACATAACTCCAAACGCAATCGTCTCATCTCCTGATAAAAATGTTGTTATTGCAAAGAAATGCTCCGTCTTCCCAATAGAGTTTGTCG TTAGAGGATATGTGACTGGAAGCACTGACACATCTTTATGGACCGTATACAAGAAAGGTGTTAGGAACTATTGTGGGAATGTTCTCTCTGATG GATTGGTGAAAAACCAGAAGCTTCCAGCTAATATACTCACACCAACAACTAAGGCTGACGATCATGATGTGCCCATCACTCCAAATGAG ATAGTAGAAGGTGGATTCATGACTCAAGCTGAGTTTGACGAAGCAAGTATGAAAGCTTTGAGCTTGTTTGGGTTTGGGCAG CGTGTTGCCAAGGAGCATGGACTGATACTGGTGGACACAAAATATGAGTTTGGAAGAAGTAGCGATGGCTCCATCTTATTGATTGATGAG ATTCATACGCCGGATTCAAGCAGATACTGGCTTGCTGGTTCCTATGAAGAGCGCTTCCAGAAAGGTCTTGAGCCTGAAAATGTTGATAAG GAGTTTATAAGGCTGTGGTTTAAAGAGAACTGCAATCCATATGAGGACGAG GTCCTCCCCGCTGCTCCAGCAGAACTCGTTACTGAATTAGCTTGGCG GTACATTTTCTTGTATGAGACAATCACTGGATCAAGAATTGACATTCTTCCTACACAG ATTTATCAGCAGGAACCAATACATGACAGAATCTCAAGAAACACAAGCCAAGCACTTTCATCTCTCCGtcaactttaa
- the LOC106424372 gene encoding B-box zinc finger protein 32 has protein sequence MVKLCELCGAEAHLHCDADSAYLCRSCDVKFHASNFLFSRHVRRAICPGCSSLTGDIVSGSLSPWPAKITCSCCGTSSSSASSCCSELSSSTTRKTIVNRGPRRREKGVNAVADGIFVNWCDELGLNGDSKNEVVSLASLALAVWKTRGTKVILAAAFWFGVRNARKTMTCPRLKKVEDVTGVAAGMIRAGEGKLARAVTLQLRRCRVDSEEGWAENDNV, from the coding sequence ATGGTGAAACTCTGTGAGCTGTGTGGTGCAGAAGCACACCTCCACTGCGACGCAGACTCCGCTTACCTCTGCCGCTCCTGCGACGTTAAGTTTCACGCCTCTAACTTCCTTTTTTCCCGCCATGTCCGCCGCGCCATCTGCCCTGGTTGCAGTTCCCTCACTGGAGATATCGTCTCTGGTTCTCTTTCCCCTTGGCCTGCTAAAATAACCTGCTCCTGCTGTGGAACGTCTTCGTCTTCGGCTTCGTCTTGCTGCTCCGAGCTATCGTCGTCGACGACGAGGAAGACTATCGTGAACAGAGGGCCGCGAAGGAGGGAAAAGGGAGTCAATGCCGTGGCggatggcatttttgtaaattgGTGTGATGAGTTAGGACTAAACGGAGATTCGAAAAACGAAGTCGTTTCGTTGGCGTCTCTCGCTCTGGCCGTGTGGAAAACAAGAGGGACGAAGGTGATTTTAGCAGCTGCGTTTTGGTTCGGTGTTAGGAACGCGCGGAAGACGATGACGTGTCCGAGGCTAAAGAAGGTGGAAGATGTAACCGGAGTTGCAGCAGGAATGATTCGAGCCGGCGAAGGCAAGCTGGCGCGTGCAGTGACGCTACAGCTCAGACGGTGTCGCGTGGATTCAGAGGAAGGATGGGCCGAAAACGACAACGTTTGA
- the LOC106389360 gene encoding kelch repeat-containing protein At3g27220, protein MVKPAGKQSCGRLVFASFLALLAFGLVADFLWASSHRFSSAMISLPSSVTTVVGKLPPSSNEKDTKKKKNDSARERKLSATFQDLPAPQLHWEKMSAAPVPRLDGAAIQIRNFLYVFAGYGNINLVHSHVDMYNFVDNTWGGRFDMPKEMAHSHLGMVTDGRFIYIVTGQYGPQCRGPTAKTFVLDTDTNTWSDFIPLPVPRYAPATQLWRGRLHVMGGSKENRHTPGLEHWSIAVKDGKALEREWRSEIPIPRGGPHRACVVVDDKLFVIGGQEGDFMAKPGSPIFKCSRRLEVVFSDVYMLDEEMKWKVMPSMPKPDSHIEFAWKVVNNSIVIVGGTTEKHPETKKMVLVGEIFQFNLNTMKWYVIGKLPYRVKTTLVGYWEGNLYFTSGQRDKGPEDPAPRKVIAEMWRTKLILNP, encoded by the exons atGGTGAAGCCAGCGGGAAAGCAGAGCTGTGGGCGCCTTGTGTTCGCTTCATTCCTCGCTCTTTTGGCCTTCGGCCTCGTCGCCGACTTCCTTTGGGCCTCTTCTCATCGCTTCTCCTCCGCCATGATCTCTCTCCCCTCCTCCGTAACCACCGTGGTCGGAAAACTCCCTCCTAGTTCCAAT GAGAAAGatactaagaagaagaagaacgatAGTGCTCGTGAACGGAAGCTCTCTGCAACGTTTCAAGATCTTCCTGCTCCTCAGCTACATTGGGAGAAGATGTCAGCCGCACCAGTGCCTCGTCTAGACGGAGCTGCGATTCAGATCAGAAACTTCCTCTACGTCTTTGCTGGTTACGGCAACATTAATCTC GTGCATTCGCATGTTGATATGTACAACTTCGTGGACAACACATGGGGAGGAAGATTCGATATGCCTAAGGAGATGGCACATTCTCATTTAGGGATGGTAACTGATGGGAGATTCATCTACATCGTCACTGGTCAGTATGGCCCTCAATGTAGAGGACCTACTGCTAAAACATTTGTGCTAGACACTGATACAAATACATGGAGTGACTTCATTCCTTTACCAGTTCCTAG GTATGCTCCAGCTACTCAGCTATGGAGAGGTAGACTCCACGTGATGGGTGGGAGCAAAGAGAATCGACATACACCAGGACTTGAACACTGGAGTATCGCTGTTAAAGATGGCAAAGCGTTGGAGAGAGAGTGGAGAAGTGAAATTCCTATCCCTCGTGGAGGTCCTCACAG AGCATGTGTAGTAGTGGATGACAAGCTTTTTGTGATTGGTGGTCAAGAAGGTGATTTCATGGCTAAGCCAGGATCTCCCATCTTCAAATGCTCACGCCGTTTGGAG GTGGTGTTCAGTGATGTTTACATGCTGGATGAGGAAATGAAGTGGAAAGTTATGCCATCAATGCCAAAACCGGATTCACATATTGAGTTTGCTTGGAAGGTGGTTAACAACTCCATTGTGATCGTTGGAGGGACGACAGAGAAGCATCCTGAAACCAAGAAGATGGTTCTCGTTGGCGAAATCTTCCAGTTTAACCTGAATACAATG AAATGGTATGTGATTGGGAAGTTGCCATACCGTGTGAAGACTACACTGGTTGGGTATTGGGAAGGGAATTTATACTTCACCTCGGGGCAACGAGACAAAGGTCCTGAAGATCCTGCACCACGCAAGGTAATTGCAGAGATGTGGAGAACCAAACTGATACTGAATCCATGA